A window of Amaranthus tricolor cultivar Red isolate AtriRed21 chromosome 8, ASM2621246v1, whole genome shotgun sequence genomic DNA:
TTCGGTGATACAAATCGCCCTTGAATCCACTTCTACCTCCTTGCAACGCCCCGTGCCCATTCGAGTCCCCCTCGTTCCCAATGTTATTCCGAACTCCTCCGTAGGATTGACCGAAGTTTCCGACTGCTGAATGATAGCCGGCGAGATAAAGTTATGAGTAGCCCCTGGGTCTATCATCACAATCACCTTATTTCCTCCAATTTTTCCCTTCAGCTTCATGGTCCTAGGGTTGTTAATCCCCACAACAGAATTTAGCGAAATTCCAGCTAAAATTGTCTCGTTCTCAACGATtccctcttcttcctcctcaaaACTGCCTTCCCCATTTTCACACTCCCCCACAATTAAAACACTTAGCTCCTTCTTTTTACAAACATGCCCTATCCtccatttttttatcacatcTAAAACACAAACCCTTTGGTTTCCGGTCCTGAAATTACCGATCACTTAGTCGTCTGGTGTTGTCGTTGGGTGGGGTGCGGTTTGGGTGGTTCGGATTTTGGGTGTGGCGTTTTTGGTGGTAAGTGTTTTGGGAAGGGTGTTGGGAATGGTATAATGTTGTCGGGTCAGTTTTGTGGGTCAACGGCTGGGGATTTTGTTTTGGGTAAGTAAAATTTTTGTGAGGGTAATATGGCAAATTCCTTGCAGGCCCATTATGAGTATTTAATAACCCCAAGGCTAGAAGCTTCTCTTCAATCTTCACCGCCCATTCCAGAGCTTCGTCCATGTTAACGGGATCCATCAATCTCAGCTCTGTCTGTATCTTCCATTCTAACCCCTTGATGAAATTCGCCAACAAACACGAGTAGTGTCATTTTGCTGTATTGTCGCCCTAGATTGAGATTGTTCAAAGTATCTTTTCATCTCATTAAATTTCTCCTCCACCGTCTCCTTTAATTCCGGAATTTCACTTTGCAAGGCAGCCAAATCCTCCTCCAAACTATCTAGACGAGTCGCTTGTGTTGGAGCCATGATCGgtttgctctgataccaatgtCAGGTTCTGGACCAGAGATCAACTCAATATCAGTACTAGCAACAAGAAAGAAGACtaaaaagagagaaagaaaaagatgcAAATCAGTAAATATCAGAGAAAGTTTCCTTGTATTATGTAATAGAGAGTAGTGTCCTCCCCTGAGTTCTTTGAGTGACTCAGTAACTCCCAAAGTGTATACACACCCCAATATTGTACTACAAGCATAATGAAATCTATTTCTCCTTTCCCTATATATAGCAAAGTACTATATTCTAGAAGCTTTCTAAAATACAGCTCAGCAATCAAATTAACAACCCAACAAAAGAATCTTATGCAAAGTAGCCACAGTACTGCATAACCGAAATTGGTTATTCCTGACTCCTCCTTGCATTTGTGTGCTTGATAATTGGTTTGGCCCGGTCTCGATCCATAACAGAGGATAATATGTGACAATGGATAAAAATGAATGGTGTGTATGACACTATATGAGAATGAATGAAGGAGtagatgatcattgaaaatgattttgttGTTGGGACAAATGAAGTATAATCGTTCCCTCACATCGATAtattttggttcatgtagcgaATTCCATATGTTGGGATTAAGACTTTGGCATTGCATAGTCAAAATGGAAATTCTTTGTATAATAATCAGAATCAAACTGTAATATACTGTATACTTTGGTATTTTGTAAAAATTGATCTTTGGTGTCTATTGAAAATCACActcttatttttgttaattgtaAAATCATATCTTTTCCCATAATCTCATGTTCTCTCTGTGAATAATATTACAGAGTATTTTTTTTGCACGCAGAGCTAAAAAATGACTACAAAGCTCTCACAGAGAAAATCAACCAAAATATAGAACTTATGCACTCTGCAAAGCTGGGACCAAGCTCTTCAAACCTCTTAGATTCAGGTGAGAAGTCTTTGAATGCATGTTTAACTTTTTCAAATTGGGCTTGTAAATTTATAACCAGTAAGGTGCTTTGGATGATGAATTTCTCATGGTTggtgtatattttgttgtgaaCTTTGCTGCTTTAAAGTAATCATCAGGAATTCAGGATGAATGATTACCAATCGTTTGCTTTATGATttcttatttctttaaaatgtcACATCATGAGAGAAGTTAATCGTCAATAATGGCTTTTTCGCATGGCATAATTGTGGTTTCTGGACTGTTTGCTCTTTGGTACTTTGGTTTGCGTAGTCCATTCTTTGTATTTTGCTTTATCAAAAATGGGTAACAGGGGAAGGGAATCGTTATGACAAGAAGCTATTTTgacattttttctttcttttatggAAACAAAGCTTTGTTGGCTGACCCTATTGCTTCTGTATATTTTACCTACATTTCTGAATTTGAGCCATCTTGAGTCAATTGAGTATTAAATGTAAgatacctttttcaacatgtgGCCATGATTTCTTCCAGAATACATGTAATAATTATATGTACAGATCTCTAGAATTACTTGACTATTCTTGTTGATGCAAAAGATTTCATTTAGATTGAAATAGAAGGAAAGAAGTGCATTGTATAAGGGATTTTGATCTACGAATACCTTCTTTGGTATGAAAAATATGAATGAGAATATTCCTTTACTTCTACCACTCGAATGAATATTTACATGTAAGAGAAAATATAGGTCAATGATAGTTTTGAGGAATACAATTGTATATAGTCATGCAAAAATGTTTAGTGGTAGAATACAGTGCTCTCTTTTCTTTAAGGAGCCTTCTCACATGATCCTTTTTTCCCTCCATTAAAGCGATGTAGGTGTCTTCCATATTGTAATAGTTTTGTATTTCTATGGACAGATCATGTTAGTTCCAGGAATACAGTTGTACCTGCAGATATGGATGCTATTGGCAGAATACCTTTTGCAATGGTAGATGAAATAACCGAGGCATCTCCTGCAGCAGAGGATGGTTTGCAGCTTGGGGATCAGATAGTGAAATTCGGAAACGTAGAATCAGGTGACAACTTGCTCTCGAGGCTTGCTTCTGAAGCTCAGAAAGATCAAGGTAGTGCGGTACATGTGGTAGTTTTGAGGCAGGGTGTGCTGACAACCTTGTATGTTACTCCTAGAGCATGGCAAGGCAATGGTTTACTGGGGTATGTTGCATATCTCAAATCTTATTTCACTGCTATTGGTATTGAGTGATTATTGGTGTGTTTTACATTTTTACCGCAAGCGTATGGGTCTTGTTGCATACGGGTTGATCACATAGTGATAGAATATTAAGTACTAGTTGCTCAAGGATATAAGAAAGCCACGTAGACTAAAATCAACAGGTAATAactgattaatgatgaatacgTAATGACTCAAAAAAGTCTTTAAGTTATTAAATTTTCCAACCAGATGCATAATTCAATTCATGATTCCAAGTCAAGTTGATTTTGGTgggatatttttttaattttagtcatATTATACCTGGGTAGGGCTTGCACATGATGCTTTCTTAAACATGTATGGTTTCAGATACACGATTTTAGAAGCATTGAAGTAAACACCACTTCGCAATTAATAAGTCTGTCGTATGACTaatctttaaat
This region includes:
- the LOC130821157 gene encoding uncharacterized protein LOC130821157: MVGTNLKAATITLMEQRDTIEAEMNAIIQRLCQEGGPGLSGNLTDSEGFPRLDIDIPVVRADRHRLAELKNDYKALTEKINQNIELMHSAKLGPSSSNLLDSDHVSSRNTVVPADMDAIGRIPFAMVDEITEASPAAEDGLQLGDQIVKFGNVESGDNLLSRLASEAQKDQGSAVHVVVLRQGVLTTLYVTPRAWQGNGLLGCHFRIL